A region from the Leptospirillum ferriphilum ML-04 genome encodes:
- the ychF gene encoding redox-regulated ATPase YchF — translation MGFQCGIVGLPNVGKSTLFNALTSGSAQVANFPFCTIDPHVGVVPVPDKRLQRLEDLYHPKKTTPTFVEIVDIAGLVRGASSGEGLGNQFLGHIRSVDAIIQVVRVFDDPDIIHVHGKIDPVSDLEVIETELVLADLGSIETRLQKLEKTAKSGSKDLLSQKEALQEIKNHLEKGLPARLLDLEPEKQEFRNTLGLLTQKPVLYVANVSDDLSEIGSEVLDRLLKAVEKRNAVLLTVSARIESEISALPPEERRAFLDELGMKESGLERIVHMGYSILGLVTFLTAGEDEVRAWTVPHGTLAPKAAGKIHSDIERGFIRAEVMKFDDLDRLGSEKAVKEKGLLRLEGKEYPIQDGDVVYFRFHV, via the coding sequence TTGGGTTTTCAGTGTGGAATTGTTGGTTTGCCGAATGTTGGAAAATCAACACTCTTTAATGCTTTGACATCAGGAAGCGCTCAGGTTGCAAATTTTCCTTTTTGCACCATTGATCCGCACGTGGGGGTCGTTCCTGTCCCGGATAAACGGTTACAAAGGCTGGAAGATCTTTACCACCCGAAAAAAACGACCCCGACATTTGTCGAGATAGTGGATATTGCAGGTCTTGTGAGGGGAGCCAGTTCGGGTGAAGGACTGGGAAATCAGTTTCTCGGGCATATCCGCAGTGTGGATGCCATTATTCAGGTGGTCAGGGTTTTTGACGATCCGGACATCATCCATGTCCACGGGAAAATTGATCCTGTTTCGGACTTGGAAGTGATAGAAACCGAACTGGTTCTTGCCGATTTGGGATCCATTGAGACACGTCTGCAAAAGCTTGAAAAAACTGCAAAAAGCGGCTCCAAGGATCTTTTATCCCAGAAAGAGGCCCTGCAGGAAATAAAAAATCATCTGGAAAAAGGATTGCCCGCCCGACTTCTGGACCTTGAGCCTGAGAAACAGGAATTTAGGAATACACTGGGACTTCTCACACAGAAACCAGTTTTATATGTTGCAAATGTGTCGGATGACTTGTCGGAAATTGGGTCAGAAGTCCTTGATCGTCTCTTGAAAGCGGTAGAGAAAAGAAACGCTGTGCTTCTCACTGTCTCTGCCCGCATTGAGTCAGAAATCTCGGCTCTTCCTCCGGAAGAGCGTCGAGCATTTCTTGATGAGCTCGGCATGAAGGAGTCGGGGCTCGAAAGAATTGTTCATATGGGATACAGTATTCTTGGTCTTGTCACGTTTCTGACCGCAGGAGAAGATGAGGTGAGAGCCTGGACCGTGCCGCATGGCACGCTGGCTCCAAAAGCTGCCGGAAAAATTCACTCGGACATCGAGAGGGGTTTTATTCGGGCAGAAGTGATGAAATTTGACGATCTGGACCGTTTAGGATCCGAAAAGGCCGTCAAGGAAAAAGGACTTCTTCGTCTTGAAGGGAAAGAGTATCCCATTCAAGACGGAGATGTAGTGTATTTCCGTTTCCACGTGTAA
- a CDS encoding single-stranded DNA-binding protein, with translation MSNYNKVILMGNLTRDPEVRFTRDGAPVASFTLAINNRYRQENETREDVSYIDVVTFGKQADLVKNYLEKGSPVLVEGRLQQRRWEQEGQKRSKVEVVTQSITFVGPNRRSSSSPTSSLQEETGFQGFSGEAESDGDIPF, from the coding sequence TTGAGTAACTACAACAAGGTCATCCTGATGGGGAATCTGACCAGGGATCCGGAAGTTCGTTTTACCCGGGATGGTGCTCCTGTGGCGTCTTTCACACTGGCGATCAATAATCGGTATCGACAGGAAAACGAGACCCGGGAAGATGTCTCCTATATCGATGTGGTCACGTTCGGAAAACAGGCTGACCTGGTGAAAAACTATCTGGAAAAAGGGTCTCCGGTTCTTGTCGAAGGGCGCTTGCAGCAACGTCGATGGGAGCAGGAAGGCCAGAAACGGAGCAAGGTCGAAGTGGTGACGCAATCGATCACCTTTGTCGGTCCCAATCGACGATCTTCTTCTTCTCCCACGAGCTCTCTTCAGGAAGAAACAGGTTTTCAGGGATTTTCGGGCGAAGCAGAGAGTGACGGAGATATTCCTTTTTAA
- the rpsF gene encoding 30S ribosomal protein S6: MAFYECVLLIKSNLSDEEIASVLAKFQNLVVSREGTVHHVQKMGKRRLSYELKKERRAEYVVFFIEFQKSEDIAEFDRQARLDERIIKTMVVRKNKLVLPSSEGTGEEKSEHARPVREGEAV, translated from the coding sequence ATGGCATTTTATGAGTGTGTACTCCTGATCAAGTCAAACCTATCAGATGAAGAGATTGCGTCGGTCCTCGCAAAGTTTCAGAATCTTGTTGTTTCCCGCGAGGGAACGGTTCATCATGTCCAGAAGATGGGGAAAAGGCGTCTGTCCTACGAACTGAAAAAAGAGCGCCGGGCAGAATATGTTGTGTTTTTTATCGAATTCCAGAAGTCTGAAGATATTGCAGAATTCGACCGGCAAGCCCGTCTGGATGAGCGAATCATTAAAACAATGGTGGTCCGGAAGAACAAGCTTGTCCTTCCATCCTCGGAAGGGACAGGAGAAGAAAAATCTGAACATGCCAGGCCTGTGAGAGAGGGAGAGGCTGTTTGA
- the rpsR gene encoding 30S ribosomal protein S18, with protein MSSPARSFQRKKVCRFCIEKLEIDYKDINTMKGFLTERGKIIPRRLSGTCSRHQRGLAAAIKQGRNVAFFAFSEEK; from the coding sequence ATGAGTTCCCCGGCAAGGTCATTTCAGCGGAAAAAAGTGTGCAGGTTTTGTATTGAAAAACTCGAAATTGATTACAAGGATATCAATACGATGAAAGGATTTCTGACGGAAAGAGGAAAGATTATTCCGCGGAGACTTTCGGGAACCTGCTCCCGACATCAGAGGGGGCTTGCGGCAGCGATCAAGCAAGGGCGAAATGTCGCCTTTTTTGCTTTTTCCGAGGAAAAGTAG
- a CDS encoding 50S ribosomal protein L25: MQNVELDAEFRSSNGKGIARRLRMAGQIPAVLYSRGKATSLSLNLAHVQKAFHSHAGSHAIFRLKVTGTSDGKGSVMALIRDVQRDPLTGRIMHLDFFELSEKDLVRNKVPVEIIGETPAGVKLGGVLEHHVREITVECLPAAMPDHLKVDASSLAMNESFHVRDLPAMPGLRVLDSPDTVLVHILPPRTEAPAETVESTTAEPVKK; the protein is encoded by the coding sequence ATGCAAAACGTTGAACTCGATGCAGAATTTCGTTCGTCCAATGGGAAAGGGATTGCCCGTCGTCTCAGAATGGCAGGTCAGATTCCGGCAGTGCTCTATAGCCGCGGAAAGGCGACTTCGCTTTCCTTGAATCTGGCTCATGTCCAGAAAGCTTTTCATTCCCATGCAGGAAGCCACGCCATTTTCCGCCTGAAGGTCACCGGGACCTCCGATGGCAAGGGATCCGTCATGGCATTAATCCGGGATGTTCAGAGAGATCCTCTGACCGGGAGGATTATGCACCTCGATTTTTTTGAGCTTTCTGAAAAAGACCTTGTTCGGAACAAGGTTCCGGTTGAGATCATCGGTGAGACTCCGGCAGGCGTCAAGCTGGGAGGCGTACTTGAACATCATGTCCGGGAGATCACGGTTGAGTGTCTTCCTGCTGCGATGCCCGATCATCTTAAAGTGGATGCGTCGTCTCTGGCCATGAACGAGTCCTTTCATGTCAGAGATCTTCCTGCCATGCCGGGGCTGAGGGTACTCGACAGTCCGGATACGGTTCTCGTTCATATCCTTCCACCAAGAACGGAGGCCCCTGCCGAGACAGTCGAAAGCACAACGGCGGAACCCGTCAAGAAATAA
- the pth gene encoding aminoacyl-tRNA hydrolase yields MGTKAIVGLGNPGREYERTRHNAGKIFLDSLSERVGIPLNHQKPIAQWGEGEWKGEKLILVFPLTYMNLSGKVIPWLRMKGVHLPEDLLVILDDMDIPLGALRFREKGRSGGQKGLSSIIDALGGDRISRIKIGIGRPIEGQDPSDYVLGSLHPEESRLLEKARQPFFDIVDRWLFSLEGKKSEPAL; encoded by the coding sequence ATGGGAACAAAGGCGATTGTAGGCTTGGGGAACCCTGGTCGGGAGTATGAGCGCACCCGACATAATGCTGGCAAGATCTTTCTGGACTCTCTTTCAGAAAGAGTGGGGATCCCCCTGAATCACCAGAAGCCCATTGCGCAGTGGGGTGAAGGGGAATGGAAGGGCGAGAAGCTGATTCTGGTTTTTCCCTTGACATATATGAACCTGTCGGGAAAAGTCATCCCCTGGCTTCGAATGAAGGGTGTTCACCTGCCAGAGGACCTTCTGGTCATTCTTGACGACATGGATATTCCCCTGGGGGCGTTAAGATTTCGGGAAAAAGGGAGGTCGGGTGGGCAGAAAGGTCTTTCTTCCATCATTGATGCTTTGGGTGGCGACCGGATTTCGAGAATAAAAATTGGTATCGGGAGGCCAATCGAAGGACAGGACCCTTCCGATTATGTTTTGGGCTCTCTCCATCCGGAAGAATCCCGTTTGCTTGAAAAGGCCAGACAACCCTTTTTCGACATCGTGGACCGATGGCTTTTTTCCCTGGAGGGAAAAAAATCCGAGCCCGCCCTTTAG
- a CDS encoding DUF2232 domain-containing protein, protein MFSGVPLALAQIAYHRYQLGVGAMVLSGLVVELLTRNPLSLLLYIAWAGMSGVLAGELVRRHKNFSSSLFAISLQMIAFFSFVLGFFYFRTGGKILERLRQELYQSFDQVVHLYLQNSPSPIPVVDQNLILKMEPELFLSFLSLVPGVFVATVFLTALILMGMVKGILSRKTAAGFGYGIDRWVLWDPMIFFLILSLALIAIPSHLVRIAGINLFFSLSILYVGQGAGVIVSYAKSRKFGRLFWIIAASFILLQPLILLLLGIIGVLDVWVDFRKIRPAADDESTEA, encoded by the coding sequence ATGTTTTCGGGGGTCCCTCTGGCGTTGGCACAAATTGCGTACCATCGATATCAGCTGGGTGTTGGTGCGATGGTTCTTTCCGGACTCGTGGTTGAACTTCTCACCCGGAATCCGCTTTCTTTATTATTGTATATCGCTTGGGCAGGGATGTCTGGTGTTTTAGCCGGGGAGCTCGTCCGTCGGCACAAGAACTTTTCTTCCTCTCTCTTTGCGATATCTCTCCAGATGATTGCCTTTTTCTCCTTCGTATTGGGTTTTTTCTATTTTCGGACAGGGGGAAAGATTCTGGAAAGATTGCGGCAAGAGCTTTATCAGTCATTTGATCAGGTTGTTCATCTTTATCTTCAGAATTCCCCATCCCCGATTCCGGTTGTGGACCAGAACTTGATTCTGAAAATGGAGCCAGAGCTGTTCTTGTCTTTCTTGTCCCTTGTTCCTGGAGTTTTTGTGGCAACCGTTTTTCTTACAGCACTGATATTGATGGGGATGGTCAAGGGAATTTTGTCAAGAAAGACAGCTGCGGGTTTTGGTTATGGAATCGACCGCTGGGTCCTTTGGGATCCAATGATTTTCTTTCTTATTCTCTCGCTGGCCTTGATTGCGATTCCCTCCCATCTTGTGCGTATCGCGGGAATCAATCTGTTTTTCAGCCTCTCCATCCTGTATGTAGGACAAGGGGCGGGGGTTATTGTATCGTATGCAAAAAGTCGAAAGTTCGGGCGACTATTTTGGATCATTGCTGCGAGCTTTATTCTCTTGCAGCCCTTAATCTTGTTGTTGTTGGGAATCATTGGGGTTC